From the Streptomyces sp. SN-593 genome, the window CCGATCTCGTCGCCTGTGCTCATGCCACCAGAGTACGGCTCCGGGCAGGGCTCGCGGGAGCCGCGCCCACCCAAGGAGGTGTACGGAGATACCCCAAGTGTCCGTTTGGGGTCCCAGGACGGATATACCTGGCCTCATGGACACCCCGAAGCCGGCACCGTCCCCCGTGCCCCCGCCCGGAGACGGACTCGTGCAGGTACTGGACATCGACCGAAGCGACCACGCGTACCGTCGCTGGTTGAGCACTGCTGTGGCGAAGGTCCATGCCGACGCCAACAGGTCCGCCGATACCCATTTGCTGTCGGTGCCGCTCCCGGCGGACTGGGGCGTCGACCTCTATCTGAAGGACGAGTCGACCCATCCGACGGGCTCGCTCAAGCACCGGCTGGCCCGGTCCCTGTTCCTCTACGCCCTGTGCAACGGCTGGATCAGGCCGGGACGCCCGGTGATCGAGGCATCGAGCGGCTCGACGGCGGTCTCGGAGGCGTACTTCGCCCGTCTGATCGGTGTCCCCTTTGTGGCCGTGATGGCCCGCGGAACGGTGCGGGCGAAGGTCGAGCTGATCGAGTTCCAGGGCGGCCGGTGCCACCTGGTGGACAACCCGAGCGAGGTGTACGAGGCGGCCGCCCGGCTGGCCGAGGAGACCGGCGGCCACTACATGGACCAGTTCACGTACGCGGAGCGGGCGACGGACTGGCGGGGCAACAACAACATCGCGGAGTCGATCTTCCGGCAGATGGCCTCGGAACGCCATCCGGTCCCGACGTGGATCGTGGCGACCGCCGGGACGGGGGGAACCTCCGCGACGCTGGCCCGATACGTGCGGTACGCACAGGCGACGACGGGCATCTGCGTCGCTGATCCGGAGAACTCGGCGTTCTTCCCCGGATGGCGGGACGGCGACCTGGGCGCCACCACGGCGGCCGGCTCACGGATCGAGGGAATCGGCCGGCAGCGGGTGGAGCCGAGCTTCGTGCCGGGCGCGATCGACCGGATGATGCGCGTGCCGGATGCTGCATCGGTCGCCGCCGTGCGCGTCCTGGAGAAGCTCCTGGGGCGGCGCGCAGGGGCGTCGACGGGGACCGGCCTGTGGGCTGCGTTCCGGATCATCTCCGAGATGCGTGAGAGCGGTGAGCGCGGGAGCGTCGTCGGGCTGATCTGCGATCCGGGCGAGCGCTACGTCGAGAAGTACTACGCGGACGCGTGGCTGCGGGAGCAGGGCATGGACATCTCGCCGTACCTCGCGTGTCTGGAGCGCTTCCTGCAAAGCGGGAAGCTGGACTGCCCTGGCGCGGAGAGCCACCGGGCCTGACTCTCGTCGGGCGCTTCGGCGTCTCAGTGCCTCGGCATCCGATGGGCGGGCCGCCTCCGCATTTCGGCATGCCCACGGGACTCAGGGGGCACCAGTGCGCCAGCCGGCCGGGATGAGGGCCTGGGGCGGACGTCAGACCCCTGCGGCGCCGAGGAGCGTGCCGACAGCATAGGTGACGGCCATCGCGATGACGCCTCCCGCGACGTTGCGGACGACGGCGGGGCGCGCCGGTGCATTGCCGAGATCCGCGCTGATCCGGCCGCACGCGACGAGCGCGACGACCACGGAAGCGACCGTGACGGCCAGACGCCAGCTTTGGGGCGGCAGCACGATGGCGAGCAGCGGGAGCAGTGCGCCGGCGGTGAAGGACACGAAACTCGCCCAGGCGGCGTGCCAGGGATTGGCGAGTTCGTCGGGGTCGATGCCCAGCTCGACACGGGCGTGGGCGCCGAGCGCGTCGCGGGCGGTGAGCTGTTCGGCGACCTCTCGAGCGAGTTCGTGGGTGATCCCGCGTTCTTCGAGCAGACCGGTGAGTTCGGCGAGTTCGGCCTGGGGGGTCGTGGCGAGTTCTTCCTGCTCGACGGCGAGGGCGGCCTGCTCGGAGTCGCGCTGCGTGCTGACGGAGACGTACTCCCCCGCGGCCATCGACAGCGATCCGGCGAGCAGCCCGGCGAGTCCGGCGGTCAGCAGCGCGGAGCGGGAGTCGGTGGCTCCCGCAACGCCGACGACGATGCCGGCGGTCGAGACCACCCCGTCGTTGGCGCCGAGGACCGCTGCGCGCAGCCAGTTCAGGCGGGTGCCGAGACCGTTGTGGTGCGGCTCGTCCGGGTGTTCGCCGAGGTGGTCGGGCTCGTCGGGTGCGTCGGGCTCTTCGTCGTTGCCGGCGCGGTCGTCGCTCATGGCAGGCAGCGTCTCATTGCGTGCCCGGTCGATGCGCGCAGGACAGGCCGAACCCCGGCGCGGGGGGGATGCACCGGGGTCCGGGTCTGTGGGCCACGGGTGACGTGGCGGTTGTGGTTATGCCGCTTCGTAGTCCAGTCCGGTGGCGCGGGCCATGCGCTTCAGGTCGGCGAGGGCGTGCTTCTCGATCTGCCGGATGCGCTCGCGGGTGAGGCCGTGTTCCTTGCCGACCTCGGTGAGGGTGCGCTCGCGACCGTCCACGATGCCGTAGCGGGCCCGGATGATGGACGCGGTCCGGTCGTCCAGGCGGTCGATGAGGCCGTCGAGTTCCTCACGGCGCAGCATGACGAGGACGGAGTCCTCCGGTGAGGGCGCCGCGCCGTCCTCGACGAGGTCGCCGAACTCGGTCTCACCTTCGGCATCGACCGACATGTTCAGCGATACCGGGTCGCGGGCCCAGTCGAGGACGTCGGAGACGCGCTCGGGGGTGGAGCCCAGTTCGGTGGCGATCTCGGTGGGTTCGGCGTCGCGGCCGTTCTCACGGTTGAATTCGCGCTGCACGCGCCGGATGCGGCCGAGTTCCTCGACGAGGTGGACGGGCAGCCGGATGGTGCGGGACTGGTCGGCGATGGAGCGGGTGATGGCCTGGCGGATCCACCAGGTCGCGTACGTGGAGAACTTGAAGCCCTTCGCGTAGTCGAACTTCTCGACTGCGCGGACCAGGCCGGCGTTCCCCTCCTGGATCAGGTCGAGCAGGGGCAGGCCGCTGCGGGGGTAGCGGCGGGCCACGGCGACGACGAGGCGCAGGTTGGAGCGGATGAAGACGTCCTTGGCGCGTTCGCCTGTGGCGACGAGCGCCTCAAGTTCCTCCCGCTTGGCGTCGCTGCCCGCAGATGCGGGGAGATCGGCGTCGGCGGCGAGTATGCGCTCCGCGAAGACGCCCGCTTCGATGTCGCGGGAGAGCTCGACTTCCCTGGCGGCGTCGAGCAGCGGGGTGCGAGCGATCTCGTCCAGGTACATGCCGACGAGGTCGCGGTCGGCGACTTCCCCGCCTGCGGCGCGAACGCTGCTGGTCCCACCTGCTTGACGACGGGCGACGGCACGGGTTGCCATGCGTGCTCCCTTTCGAAGGTGCGGTCGGTCTGTTTGTCGGACGGGTCCGGACGCGTCACCGGTCTCGCGCGGTGCGGCTTCCTCAGTTCTGCGGCTTCCCCATCCGCTCTGGATAACGACTGGAATGCGGACACAATTCCCATGTCGTCACCTGTTTTTTATGATCATGCAGTATCCTGTGCCGCCACACAGAGAGGCGACATGGTGGCGGATCGTACGAACGTGCAGGTCGGCCCAGGTGGCGAAGCCGATCTGGCGGCTCTGACGGACATCTACAACCACTACGTCCGCGAGACGGCCGTCACGTTCGACGTGACCCCCCTCACCCCGGATGAGCGTCGCCCGTGGTTGCTCTCCCATCCGGAAGACGGCCCTCACCGGCTCATGGTTGCTCGACTACCCGGTCCGGACGGGCGAATTCTCGGTTACGCGACCAGCGGCGCGTTCCGGCCACGGGCCGCGTACGCGACGTCGGTGGAGACGAGCGTCTACCTCGCGCCGGGCGAGGGCGGCCGCGGCATCGGGTCATTGCTCTACGGGCGCCTCTTCGCGGCACTGGAGGCCGAGGACGTGCATCGGGCGTATGCGGGAGTCGCTCTTCCGAACGACGCGTCGGTACGCATCCACGAGCGGTTCGGCTTCCGACAGGTCGGCCTCTACGAGGAGGTCGGCCGCAAGTTCGGCGCTTACCACGACGTCGCATGGTTCGAGAAGCGCGTCACCTGACCGCGACCCTCGCCTCCGGGCCCGGCGTCCATGGGTGCGGGACACCGGACCAAACTCTTTGAACCTTCAACCGAATGGGATACCGTCGAGGCATACGCTTGAAATCTCAAGGAGGCGTGATGACCACGGCGACACCGGAGCGCATGCCCGCGCTCTACCTCTCGCACGGCGCACCGCCCCTGGCGGACGACCCGGTGTGGCCGGGGGAACTCGCCGCCTGGGCGGCCGACCTGCCCCGTCCGAAGGCCATCTTGATGGTCTCGGCCCACTGGGAGGAGGCGCCCCTGGCGATCGGCGCCACCAGCCGCGTGCCCCTGGTGCACGACTTCTGGGGCTTCCCCGAGCACTACTACCAGGTGACCTACGACGCGCCCGGTGCTCCGGCGCTCGCGGAGGACGTGCGCAAGCTCCTGCGCGGCGTAGGGCAGCCGGTGCAGGACGTGCCGGACCGCGGGCTCGACCACGGGGCTTACGTGCCCCTGGTGGAGATGTTCCCGAACGCCGATGTCCCGGTGCTCCAGGTGTCGATGCCGACGCTGGCACCGCAGGAGCTGATGAGGATCGGGCGCCGACTCGCACCGCTGCGTGACGAGGGCGTGCTGATCGTCGGCAGCGGCTTCTTCACCCACAACCTGGCCGCACTGCGGCACGCGGGCAGCGGACCGCCGAG encodes:
- a CDS encoding PLP-dependent cysteine synthase family protein; translation: MDTPKPAPSPVPPPGDGLVQVLDIDRSDHAYRRWLSTAVAKVHADANRSADTHLLSVPLPADWGVDLYLKDESTHPTGSLKHRLARSLFLYALCNGWIRPGRPVIEASSGSTAVSEAYFARLIGVPFVAVMARGTVRAKVELIEFQGGRCHLVDNPSEVYEAAARLAEETGGHYMDQFTYAERATDWRGNNNIAESIFRQMASERHPVPTWIVATAGTGGTSATLARYVRYAQATTGICVADPENSAFFPGWRDGDLGATTAAGSRIEGIGRQRVEPSFVPGAIDRMMRVPDAASVAAVRVLEKLLGRRAGASTGTGLWAAFRIISEMRESGERGSVVGLICDPGERYVEKYYADAWLREQGMDISPYLACLERFLQSGKLDCPGAESHRA
- a CDS encoding VIT1/CCC1 transporter family protein; translation: MSDDRAGNDEEPDAPDEPDHLGEHPDEPHHNGLGTRLNWLRAAVLGANDGVVSTAGIVVGVAGATDSRSALLTAGLAGLLAGSLSMAAGEYVSVSTQRDSEQAALAVEQEELATTPQAELAELTGLLEERGITHELAREVAEQLTARDALGAHARVELGIDPDELANPWHAAWASFVSFTAGALLPLLAIVLPPQSWRLAVTVASVVVALVACGRISADLGNAPARPAVVRNVAGGVIAMAVTYAVGTLLGAAGV
- a CDS encoding sigma-70 family RNA polymerase sigma factor, with the protein product MATRAVARRQAGGTSSVRAAGGEVADRDLVGMYLDEIARTPLLDAAREVELSRDIEAGVFAERILAADADLPASAGSDAKREELEALVATGERAKDVFIRSNLRLVVAVARRYPRSGLPLLDLIQEGNAGLVRAVEKFDYAKGFKFSTYATWWIRQAITRSIADQSRTIRLPVHLVEELGRIRRVQREFNRENGRDAEPTEIATELGSTPERVSDVLDWARDPVSLNMSVDAEGETEFGDLVEDGAAPSPEDSVLVMLRREELDGLIDRLDDRTASIIRARYGIVDGRERTLTEVGKEHGLTRERIRQIEKHALADLKRMARATGLDYEAA
- a CDS encoding GNAT family N-acetyltransferase; this encodes MVADRTNVQVGPGGEADLAALTDIYNHYVRETAVTFDVTPLTPDERRPWLLSHPEDGPHRLMVARLPGPDGRILGYATSGAFRPRAAYATSVETSVYLAPGEGGRGIGSLLYGRLFAALEAEDVHRAYAGVALPNDASVRIHERFGFRQVGLYEEVGRKFGAYHDVAWFEKRVT
- a CDS encoding dioxygenase family protein: MTTATPERMPALYLSHGAPPLADDPVWPGELAAWAADLPRPKAILMVSAHWEEAPLAIGATSRVPLVHDFWGFPEHYYQVTYDAPGAPALAEDVRKLLRGVGQPVQDVPDRGLDHGAYVPLVEMFPNADVPVLQVSMPTLAPQELMRIGRRLAPLRDEGVLIVGSGFFTHNLAALRHAGSGPPSWSSEFDDWGHRALGAQDIDGLLDFEHAAPAGRLAHPRTEHFAPLFVTLGAAESELGSQRSVIDGFWMGLAKRSVQFG